The following proteins are encoded in a genomic region of Desulfosporosinus youngiae DSM 17734:
- a CDS encoding ComEC/Rec2 family competence protein gives MRDPLIRRASALLLGGLIGAYIPSEGRFWALGILVWLGVRLLLWCPRDFFGRMFRPEIPLLAGSLLLGFVYGALAERTLPEPLVLDRVEIVGLLKDWNINEDMAVGLLRVEEGEVKGQTYRLAVYPDQGGHIPSEWKRVQPGDRLSFQGHLERLKPLGTPGGFDVRLYYGVRGLSGTMYAQGDAVLVSAGEPGLTWKIRQQVRNRLLIWDSEETGVLEGILFGDSSRIPDVVEERYKVTGVLHVFAASGSNVAFVLGFSWLLFCFLPKGFRIGATVLALLLYAALCGGNAPIVRATILGIALLLGRLGREKVAVLRWLFFAAVGLFIHNPLIIQDLGFQLSFAAAWGIIVLTPRILGTKLLANIPALLRYAAAGTLAAQAATLPLLIAAFHRLSIIGLLVNVFILFVLGGVLEVGLLGVLLSFSPELSAPLFQASLWLLEGTNAILKFLAELPYADVWVLNPGPLFWLIWYGGIGVVLWGRERALFTFKVRWIYCRRGLSKLAVRLIEECPGGLGQAMQRTLASISYRPISGNRWLVRWSGILLILVLLWSPWNSKNDLEVVIIDVGQGDATLIRTPEKHAVLIDTGPRSETFDAGERIVLPYLLHTGTRHLDALLITHEHNDHIGGVRAILKTIPTDWVGVPNVGERLENEEWREGLPVGLTRQSETLRLLQAGDRINLDSGAWIDVLGPQQVLKGTHSDANNNCLVLKLHYLGQSVMLTADMEQEQMQDIYETGVALETDVFKVPHHGSRFSLYAPWLESMYPQAVWISVGKNSFGHPSREVLRYWEERHVPVFRTDEYGTIRLLLGEGGVEVIPGR, from the coding sequence ATGAGAGATCCTTTGATCAGACGAGCGTCTGCCCTCTTGCTCGGAGGACTTATTGGAGCGTACATTCCGTCTGAGGGACGTTTTTGGGCTTTGGGGATTCTTGTATGGTTAGGGGTTCGGCTTTTATTGTGGTGTCCTCGTGATTTCTTTGGCCGCATGTTTCGACCTGAAATACCACTGTTAGCAGGGAGTCTGTTGTTGGGGTTTGTCTATGGAGCGCTTGCAGAGAGAACCTTGCCGGAACCCCTTGTTTTGGATCGCGTAGAAATTGTTGGCCTCTTAAAGGATTGGAATATAAATGAGGATATGGCGGTTGGACTTCTGCGTGTCGAGGAAGGTGAGGTTAAAGGTCAGACCTATCGTTTAGCTGTTTATCCTGATCAAGGGGGACATATTCCAAGTGAGTGGAAGCGGGTTCAGCCTGGAGACCGGCTGAGCTTTCAAGGGCACTTGGAAAGACTTAAGCCTCTCGGTACGCCGGGTGGCTTTGATGTGCGGCTTTACTATGGAGTTAGAGGGCTAAGCGGAACTATGTACGCTCAAGGGGATGCAGTGCTTGTATCTGCAGGGGAGCCGGGCCTGACTTGGAAGATTCGTCAGCAAGTTCGGAACCGGCTTTTGATTTGGGATTCAGAGGAAACAGGGGTCTTAGAGGGGATTCTGTTTGGAGATTCCAGTCGGATTCCAGACGTGGTCGAAGAACGCTATAAGGTGACGGGTGTGCTTCACGTTTTTGCAGCCTCGGGCTCGAATGTAGCCTTTGTATTGGGGTTTTCCTGGCTTCTCTTCTGCTTTTTGCCAAAAGGATTCAGGATTGGTGCAACAGTTTTGGCTTTGTTGCTTTATGCCGCCCTTTGCGGGGGAAATGCTCCGATTGTCAGAGCAACTATCTTGGGGATTGCGCTTTTACTGGGGCGTCTGGGCCGGGAAAAAGTGGCTGTGTTGAGATGGTTGTTTTTTGCTGCTGTGGGGCTTTTTATTCATAACCCTTTGATTATTCAGGATCTTGGTTTTCAGCTTTCTTTTGCGGCAGCCTGGGGAATAATAGTGCTCACTCCTCGGATCCTTGGGACGAAGTTATTGGCAAATATACCTGCTTTGCTTCGTTATGCGGCTGCCGGAACCCTGGCAGCTCAAGCGGCGACCTTACCGCTGTTGATTGCAGCGTTTCATCGCTTATCGATCATTGGTTTATTGGTTAATGTCTTTATCCTATTTGTCTTAGGGGGTGTATTAGAAGTAGGGCTCTTAGGGGTATTGCTTTCTTTTTCCCCAGAATTGTCTGCTCCCTTGTTTCAAGCAAGTTTATGGCTGCTGGAAGGGACGAATGCGATTTTAAAGTTCCTGGCGGAATTACCCTATGCGGATGTCTGGGTTCTAAATCCGGGGCCCCTTTTCTGGTTGATCTGGTATGGCGGCATTGGCGTTGTTTTGTGGGGGAGAGAGCGTGCTCTCTTTACCTTTAAAGTAAGATGGATTTACTGCCGCAGAGGGTTAAGTAAACTTGCGGTCAGGCTGATTGAGGAATGCCCAGGGGGGCTTGGTCAAGCCATGCAACGAACGTTGGCAAGTATATCGTACAGACCTATTTCGGGAAATCGGTGGTTAGTCCGCTGGAGCGGGATATTGCTGATTCTGGTTTTATTATGGAGCCCCTGGAATTCAAAAAACGATCTGGAAGTCGTTATAATTGATGTGGGACAAGGAGATGCGACCTTAATACGGACGCCTGAGAAGCATGCTGTTTTAATCGATACCGGTCCGCGCAGTGAAACCTTTGATGCGGGGGAGCGTATTGTCCTGCCCTATCTGCTGCATACAGGCACTCGGCATTTGGATGCCCTGCTGATTACCCATGAACATAATGATCATATTGGTGGAGTACGAGCGATACTCAAGACTATTCCCACTGATTGGGTAGGGGTGCCTAATGTGGGCGAGCGTCTGGAAAATGAGGAATGGCGAGAGGGGCTGCCCGTGGGTTTAACTCGACAGTCCGAGACGTTGCGCCTACTTCAAGCGGGTGATCGAATCAATCTGGATTCAGGAGCTTGGATTGATGTCTTAGGTCCGCAGCAGGTCCTTAAAGGAACGCATTCGGATGCCAATAATAATTGTTTGGTGCTCAAACTTCATTATTTAGGGCAAAGTGTTATGTTAACGGCGGATATGGAGCAAGAACAAATGCAGGACATCTATGAGACGGGTGTGGCTCTGGAAACAGATGTTTTTAAGGTTCCTCATCATGGAAGCCGGTTTTCCTTGTATGCACCTTGGTTAGAAAGTATGTATCCTCAGGCTGTGTGGATATCGGTAGGGAAAAACTCCTTTGGCCACCCCTCACGGGAAGTGCTTCGGTATTGGGAAGAACGTCATGTTCCGGTTTTTCGGACGGACGAGTATGGAACGATTAGGCTATTGTTAGGGGAAGGTGGGGTTGAGGTTATTCCTGGCCGCTAG
- a CDS encoding helix-hairpin-helix domain-containing protein, which translates to MERKLRYAWWGVLVGLVIVAIWKLFLPHGSETYLQKADTRREIIVYIAGAVEKPGLVHLEPDARLDDALKQVSLLPEANLESMNPAEKLKDGQKVTVPFKVVIPQDSAGLTTSSAPAAPAANPLQTVVSSTSEGKININTAGAAELDKLSGVGPALAERIIQYRTEHGPFARPEDLENVSGIGPKTYEKMASQVTVGP; encoded by the coding sequence ATGGAACGGAAGCTACGCTATGCCTGGTGGGGTGTCCTTGTTGGTTTGGTGATTGTAGCGATTTGGAAACTGTTTCTTCCTCATGGCTCGGAGACGTATCTTCAAAAAGCAGATACGCGTCGGGAGATTATTGTTTATATTGCCGGGGCCGTTGAAAAACCGGGACTTGTTCATTTAGAGCCTGATGCTCGTTTGGATGATGCCCTTAAGCAAGTCAGCTTATTGCCGGAGGCGAACTTAGAGAGTATGAATCCGGCGGAAAAACTAAAAGACGGTCAGAAAGTGACGGTTCCGTTCAAGGTTGTTATTCCCCAAGATTCTGCAGGCTTAACGACTTCATCCGCGCCAGCTGCGCCTGCGGCTAATCCTCTGCAAACAGTAGTTTCGTCAACATCCGAAGGCAAAATAAACATTAATACTGCCGGGGCTGCTGAACTGGACAAACTGTCTGGTGTCGGCCCGGCGTTGGCGGAGCGGATTATTCAATATCGGACGGAACATGGACCCTTTGCCAGACCTGAAGATTTAGAGAATGTTTCGGGTATTGGTCCCAAGACTTATGAAAAAATGGCTTCCCAAGTGACGGTTGGACCATGA
- the ltrA gene encoding group II intron reverse transcriptase/maturase, producing MKVTESGNLKHRQLRKGDYLQRVSAEQKEYAEVCAPPKMTETDNTNTNEQTEGLLEQILSTENLNQAYRQVKRNKGAGGIDGMQVDELLPFLKEHKEELLQSLRDGQYRPKPVRRVEVPKENGKTRKLGIPTVLDRLIQQAITQALSPIFEKQFSDNSFGFRPNRSAHGALRRCQTYITAGYRYVADMDLEKYFDTVNQSKLIQILSETIKDGRVISLIHKFLKAGVMTNGMFEESPEGVPQGGPLSPLLGNIMLNECDHELIKRGHHFVRYADDMMIFCKSKKAAKRTIDHILPYIEGKLFLKVNREKTKVAHVNYVKFLGYSFYIYRGEGRLRIHPKSIQKLKDKIREVTGRSNGMGIEERRTKLNQVVRGWTNYFKPADAKKLLKELDEWMRSRIRMVTWKRWKKIRTRFKNLKKAGISKEQAWMWANTRKGYWRTAHSPILTRALSNERFKQVGYLSFSEYYSAK from the coding sequence ATGAAAGTTACTGAAAGTGGCAACCTAAAACACAGACAACTTCGAAAAGGAGACTATTTGCAAAGGGTATCTGCGGAACAGAAAGAGTATGCAGAAGTGTGTGCGCCCCCAAAGATGACTGAAACCGACAACACCAACACAAATGAGCAGACAGAAGGTTTGCTTGAGCAAATCCTTAGCACCGAGAATCTAAACCAGGCCTATAGGCAGGTTAAAAGAAACAAAGGCGCAGGTGGGATTGATGGTATGCAGGTAGATGAACTTCTACCCTTCCTAAAAGAACACAAGGAGGAACTCTTGCAATCCCTCCGGGACGGTCAATACCGTCCAAAACCCGTACGAAGGGTAGAAGTACCTAAAGAGAACGGAAAGACTAGAAAACTAGGAATACCCACCGTTTTGGACAGGCTAATCCAACAAGCGATAACTCAGGCTCTAAGTCCCATATTCGAGAAACAGTTCTCAGACAATAGCTTTGGATTCCGACCGAACCGCAGTGCACACGGTGCACTAAGAAGATGCCAAACCTATATTACAGCAGGTTACAGATATGTAGCCGATATGGACTTGGAGAAGTATTTCGATACGGTAAACCAAAGCAAGCTGATTCAGATTTTGTCGGAGACGATAAAAGATGGCCGGGTCATATCCCTGATTCACAAATTCCTGAAAGCAGGAGTTATGACCAACGGGATGTTTGAAGAAAGTCCAGAGGGTGTGCCACAGGGAGGCCCCCTAAGTCCGTTACTTGGCAACATAATGCTTAACGAGTGCGACCACGAGTTGATAAAGCGAGGACACCACTTTGTACGGTATGCAGATGATATGATGATTTTCTGCAAAAGTAAGAAGGCGGCAAAACGAACCATTGATCACATTCTCCCCTATATCGAAGGAAAACTGTTTCTAAAGGTAAATAGGGAGAAAACGAAGGTTGCTCATGTAAACTATGTCAAGTTTTTAGGATATAGCTTCTATATTTACAGGGGAGAAGGGCGCCTGAGAATCCATCCTAAGAGCATCCAGAAGCTTAAGGACAAAATCCGGGAAGTTACTGGGCGTAGCAATGGGATGGGAATCGAAGAGCGCAGAACTAAGCTCAATCAAGTGGTACGAGGCTGGACAAATTACTTCAAACCGGCAGATGCTAAGAAGCTACTCAAGGAACTGGATGAATGGATGAGAAGTCGTATACGAATGGTAACTTGGAAGCGATGGAAGAAAATCCGAACTCGGTTTAAAAACCTGAAGAAAGCAGGTATTAGCAAGGAACAAGCTTGGATGTGGGCAAATACAAGAAAAGGCTATTGGCGAACTGCCCATAGCCCTATTCTGACGAGAGCACTATCCAACGAGCGGTTTAAGCAAGTCGGATATCTTAGTTTTAGTGAATATTACTCTGCGAAATAA
- a CDS encoding PhoH family protein, with translation MQKIYVLDSSVLLHDPNAILHFHENEVIIPYVVLEEVEGKKRSLENIGRAAREAIRHLDGLREKGQLSQGVLLPNGGKVRIELNHYSNDILPLKSDMALADNRILAVTLSLTREEERPVVLVTKDIAMRVKADALGILTEDYHNDKVVLPPIMEEIVTRSMDDDEVAVLYKNRYIPLQSPISPNRCVKAVLSDDSVLPLLTSPDGKRLVYQMGKGLAPWDIRPKNLEQSWALEMLNNPEIKLVNLMGPAGTGKTLLALASGLEQTIHAEIYVRMLCARPIVPFGKDIGFLPGEKDQKVRPYMQPIYDNLEFLLRARREKERERGAESVVDSAIDLLIKKRQLEIEVLTYIRGRSIPNQFIIIDEAQNLSAHEVKTIITRAGEGTKIVLCGDPDQIDHPYLDKESNGLAHLASRLNGQSFYGQVRLVRGERSELATRAAGLL, from the coding sequence TTGCAAAAAATATATGTACTCGATTCAAGCGTACTACTGCATGACCCTAACGCGATCTTACACTTTCATGAGAATGAAGTCATTATCCCTTACGTTGTATTAGAGGAAGTAGAAGGTAAAAAACGCAGCTTAGAAAATATTGGTCGGGCAGCCCGGGAGGCTATTCGCCATCTTGATGGATTAAGGGAAAAAGGTCAACTATCTCAGGGGGTTCTTTTGCCCAACGGTGGTAAGGTTCGGATTGAGCTGAATCATTATTCTAATGATATTTTGCCCTTGAAATCAGATATGGCGTTGGCTGATAATCGAATTCTGGCAGTCACCCTGAGTCTGACCCGTGAAGAAGAACGTCCTGTCGTCTTAGTTACAAAAGATATTGCTATGCGAGTCAAAGCGGATGCTTTAGGAATCTTAACGGAAGATTATCATAATGACAAAGTAGTTTTGCCTCCTATTATGGAGGAAATCGTAACCCGCTCAATGGATGATGACGAGGTTGCGGTACTTTATAAGAATAGGTATATCCCACTCCAATCACCGATATCCCCGAATCGCTGTGTAAAGGCGGTTTTGAGCGACGACAGCGTCTTGCCTCTCTTAACGTCTCCCGATGGAAAGAGACTCGTCTATCAAATGGGGAAAGGTCTTGCTCCTTGGGATATACGGCCTAAAAATCTGGAGCAATCATGGGCCTTGGAAATGCTCAATAATCCAGAGATCAAATTAGTTAATTTAATGGGGCCGGCAGGTACCGGGAAAACGTTACTTGCTTTGGCGAGTGGTTTGGAGCAAACTATCCATGCTGAAATCTATGTCAGGATGCTTTGTGCCCGTCCGATTGTTCCTTTTGGCAAGGATATTGGATTTCTGCCTGGGGAGAAGGATCAGAAGGTTCGTCCGTATATGCAGCCCATTTATGATAACCTTGAGTTTCTACTGCGGGCAAGGCGGGAGAAAGAGCGTGAGAGAGGCGCTGAATCCGTGGTAGACAGTGCGATTGATCTTCTCATCAAGAAGAGACAGCTTGAAATCGAAGTACTCACCTATATCCGAGGCCGCAGTATTCCGAATCAGTTTATTATTATCGATGAGGCTCAAAATCTTTCTGCCCATGAGGTAAAGACGATTATTACCCGGGCGGGTGAGGGAACGAAAATTGTGCTTTGTGGGGATCCGGATCAAATTGATCATCCGTATCTTGATAAAGAGAGTAATGGACTGGCCCATCTCGCTTCCCGGTTAAATGGGCAATCCTTTTACGGCCAGGTCCGTCTGGTTCGTGGGGAACGGAGCGAACTTGCAACTCGGGCGGCCGGGTTGCTGTAA
- a CDS encoding cell wall-binding repeat-containing protein, producing the protein MKLVKKLSWFVMLLALLLVLTGCSQNQQAIFDAAMKMQNVTSLQQQTTMTFKLSGSGFDPAVQQQVDTAAEFMNNAKLNLNVKTSSNQERTLSKAQVDMDLALPGMNITLPVWVDADLTGEEPKLIEIIKLPQIAKASLPPEFAGKEYTVMNPYNMGGPQPNYDLSKLAEFSKSMPAKQLAFLTSFAQRFNPDLKVISKGSQYLQTNEGSKLAKLYEIKLNDSQLKDFIRYAVNNFAQDQEAMTFIKEYMDTIMGFSQVPGKANTLNEFDQAFEDFGDNKQEFLTGFNKVMDELENVTLLGDQGLELQYAIVDGYVVKKSGTLDLNVDLPQIIQLMQSLTPGPQQTMSEDTAGNLSLKVNFSTVTSDINQPFEIQIPEVNENNSFDYMDLMKAFNPLADRPVRLAGQDGYETAKIIGEEYNSGQCTSIILASGLNFSDALSSSILSQKFDAPILLVGASVEESSAAFDYIASHSNSDTKLFIVGGTGVIGTPFETELIKRGHVNIERLGGSDSYETGIIVAEKADAAYGTPVFLISGESFPDALSAAGFAGAYQYPALLIGKNELTDKTKNYIASNNPTTVYIVGGEAAISQSVEAQIKELVPAASIKRLAGNDSFATAGAVLDEFAEFPLAVYLANGSAYQDALAGSSLAARTADPVLLVDPNRETLPPAIEAYLKKLRDTGSRPMVRALGGAVVVPDSLIKQAEALLDGK; encoded by the coding sequence GTGAAATTAGTGAAAAAATTAAGTTGGTTCGTGATGTTACTCGCGCTATTACTTGTATTAACGGGGTGTAGTCAGAATCAGCAGGCCATTTTTGATGCTGCCATGAAGATGCAAAATGTAACCTCTTTGCAGCAGCAGACAACGATGACCTTCAAATTAAGCGGCTCAGGGTTTGATCCGGCTGTCCAACAACAAGTCGACACGGCTGCCGAATTTATGAATAACGCGAAATTAAACCTAAATGTAAAAACCAGCAGCAATCAAGAGAGAACCTTAAGTAAGGCACAAGTTGATATGGACTTAGCTTTACCGGGAATGAACATAACGCTGCCTGTTTGGGTAGACGCGGATTTAACCGGAGAAGAGCCAAAGCTCATTGAGATTATTAAACTTCCACAGATAGCAAAAGCGTCTTTACCCCCGGAGTTTGCCGGTAAGGAATACACGGTGATGAATCCTTATAATATGGGGGGGCCACAACCTAATTATGACCTGTCCAAGCTTGCTGAATTCAGCAAAAGCATGCCGGCAAAACAACTGGCCTTTTTAACGAGCTTTGCTCAGCGCTTTAATCCGGATCTTAAAGTGATTTCCAAAGGAAGTCAGTACTTGCAAACTAACGAGGGCAGTAAGCTGGCTAAACTATATGAGATCAAACTTAACGACTCCCAATTAAAGGATTTTATCCGGTACGCCGTCAATAATTTTGCTCAGGACCAGGAAGCTATGACGTTTATCAAAGAGTATATGGATACGATCATGGGGTTTAGCCAGGTTCCGGGGAAGGCAAATACCTTAAATGAGTTTGATCAGGCTTTTGAGGACTTTGGAGATAATAAGCAGGAGTTTTTAACCGGATTTAATAAGGTCATGGATGAATTAGAGAATGTTACCCTTTTGGGTGATCAGGGACTAGAGTTGCAGTATGCTATTGTTGACGGATATGTGGTTAAAAAAAGCGGGACTCTCGATCTTAACGTGGATTTGCCCCAGATTATCCAATTGATGCAGTCTCTAACCCCCGGCCCCCAACAAACGATGTCTGAAGATACAGCGGGTAACTTAAGTTTGAAGGTCAATTTTAGTACAGTTACTTCGGATATCAACCAACCCTTTGAAATCCAGATCCCGGAAGTAAACGAAAATAACTCTTTTGATTACATGGACTTGATGAAAGCCTTTAACCCTTTAGCCGACCGTCCAGTACGTTTGGCAGGGCAGGATGGTTATGAGACGGCTAAAATCATTGGAGAAGAGTATAATAGCGGTCAATGTACGAGCATTATTTTAGCATCCGGTCTTAACTTTTCCGACGCCTTATCCTCAAGCATCCTTTCCCAAAAGTTCGATGCCCCAATTTTGCTGGTTGGCGCTAGCGTAGAAGAGTCATCAGCTGCCTTCGATTATATTGCGTCACATTCAAATTCAGATACCAAACTGTTCATTGTCGGTGGTACCGGAGTAATAGGTACGCCTTTTGAAACGGAGCTTATCAAGCGCGGGCATGTAAATATTGAACGTTTAGGCGGATCCGATTCCTATGAAACAGGCATAATTGTGGCAGAGAAGGCAGATGCAGCGTATGGTACGCCCGTGTTTCTGATTTCTGGAGAGAGCTTTCCGGATGCCCTGAGTGCAGCCGGTTTTGCGGGTGCTTACCAATACCCTGCCCTCCTGATAGGCAAGAATGAACTTACGGATAAAACCAAGAATTATATTGCAAGCAATAATCCAACCACTGTGTATATTGTTGGCGGGGAAGCCGCTATCTCGCAGTCTGTCGAAGCCCAAATCAAAGAGTTGGTGCCTGCTGCTTCTATTAAGCGCTTAGCAGGGAATGATAGCTTTGCCACAGCGGGTGCCGTACTTGACGAGTTTGCTGAATTCCCACTGGCAGTTTATTTGGCCAATGGATCTGCCTATCAAGATGCACTTGCCGGAAGCTCTTTAGCAGCGAGAACAGCTGACCCGGTTCTTTTGGTTGACCCCAATCGAGAAACCCTTCCTCCTGCAATAGAGGCTTACCTGAAGAAACTTAGGGATACAGGAAGCCGTCCTATGGTTCGGGCCTTGGGAGGGGCGGTTGTCGTTCCAGATAGCCTGATAAAACAGGCCGAAGCTTTGCTTGATGGGAAGTAA